TCTGAGCTTCACACCATGCTGATGCTGAAACTGTTCTGACTTCTACATTATCGGATGTTTTTGTCATGAGCAGATCTTGCATTAAAGGTGTAACAAACAATGATAGATAAAACATGAACTGTTCTTTTCACTGGCAGTTGTTCCTTTTTATTGGTGTAATTTCATAGGTAGATATCAACAGTATCTAGGTGCAGGCCTCAGATCAGCCCTCTGGGTCTTCTGCCTCTTCCTGCACTGTTTATCGTTTGGACGACGGACAACTGATGTTTAATCAGCTTGAATATCTGTTGTGTCTGTTCACAGCATGATATCAGATTATCTCATTGTCACGGTTTGGGGTTTTTACTTTAGTAATTTCctattttacattaaacattCTGTCctcatgtgttgtgtgtataaCCCTCTTATTGCATATATGACATGTGAGTATTGTGTGTTGTCGTACACCTGATCTGAACCTAAAGTTCAGCTGAGACAAAAATAATTCTCAAATAAagtttatgtttcagtttttcaggTTGAAATTTCGTCTCGGGGTGAAGAAAGGAGATTTTCTCATCAACACGACATGTTTCAGCTTCTCTGACTGAACATTTTCTCCACAGAATGAGATGATGAACTTTGTCCCCCACTTCTTAAAAAACTGATGTCGTCATGGTCAGTATGTACCAGAGGACTGATTATAGTTCCCTATTTTGTTATGGTCAGtttatataaaacatacatGCATAGTTGTTTCATAGATTTAAAGCCTTTTAAACAAGCTTGTGTgttaaaatcttttttcttttaaggctTCCACCTGGAATCTGACAACAAGTGACATTAAACTGCACAAGACGTCATTTAATTAACAACTAAAGTTACATTTCTAAAATCAACCTCTGAAAAGAATGACTCATTATCAgctttatttattatcaatGCTTTCATGACAATCTGTAGCACTTCAACATCAACTGATCTCATCAACAAGTGTGAACATGTtagtttcattatttatttcacattatgaATCCAGAGACATTAAATCACACAAGTTGTTAGATGTTAAatcataaaatcaaaacatgtgTTTCAGTTATGATTCTTGATTGAGCAGGTGTCAGGGGACTAAATGACATCGTACACAACAAATCGACACATTTGATCATCAACGAAATCAAAACTAAGCAGAAGAATTACAGAGAACTTCCTGGTTGCCTGTCAGCTGTTATTAAATGTTCACAGCTAATTTCTTGCTGACCCCTCCAAGCTGTTACTGTTCAGAGTGACTTTGTCTTATCATGTGTACTTTGTGCTGGTGAAACAAAGAGTGAATTTATTGTGAATCAGTCACAGAAAATGACTGAGTTTGTtactgctgtcagtgctgacagTGATCATTTATCAATATATctataaaacaagacattttacacACTGCAGATAATAATGGAGCATGAAgaatcagcctcagctgtgttcagacacaacagcagctggagtTTAGAAACAAATTGTCCAAAAAATAATTTGACAGAAAAGATGTGATTAGGCTCTCTGCTCAGGAATTGTTGGATTACAACAGGTTCATTAATGACAGGTCTACATCTTGGAGACAAATATTCcaatcatcacatcacatcacatcaaaatCTACAACAACAGCAATTTTCAATCAGTATGTGATTTCTACAATTCAGGCCCAATGAGGAGACCAAAAACTGGAGCTGCAGCTAATTtatctgctgcagtctgacatCACAAAGTCAGGAAGCTTTTTATGAAATACAGCAAAGACTCGCTACTACAACAGCTGTAGGAATTAACCATGCCAGCAGCCCTACTGTTATGGCTATTGCAGCATTTCGCTCTGCCTTACGTCGAGCTTCGTCGTCATgctttttttgtagttttctacATTTCTCCTCTGATTCTCTTTCAGCAGCTCTTCTCAGTTGTTTCTCTTCCACCGGGTCATCCATCATCGCCTTCAATACTTCATCATACTTCTTCTCTATTTCCTTCTTCAGCTCGCCCAGCTCTCTGTGCCTTTGCTCTTCATTCTCTTTCAggattttttgtttctcctcttcaaTTATCTTCTCTGCCTCCTGGAACTTTTCAGTGGTGTAGTGGCTTCCTCCGTTCTTCTCTGTTATGTTTCTGATCTTGTTCAGCAGCTCTCTGACCTGAGAACGATCCACCAGCTCGTTATTGAAGACGTGGTACTGACCGTTACATTTGGACACGAGTTCCTGCAGGTCTTTATCTCCCTTTAAGAACTCCTCAATGGG
Above is a window of Acanthopagrus latus isolate v.2019 chromosome 21, fAcaLat1.1, whole genome shotgun sequence DNA encoding:
- the LOC119011193 gene encoding GTPase IMAP family member 9-like, producing the protein MASRFVRDGTTIYNNEEIRIVLLGKTQVGKSSTGNTILGKNMFESKSSSDSLTKCCDKVNDVLHDQQVAVIDTPGLFDTSETEEKIKQDIAECMSYASPGPHIFLIVIRLGRFTEEEKKTVQMIQQTFGDEADKHTMVLFTHGDLLEGKPIEEFLKGDKDLQELVSKCNGQYHVFNNELVDRSQVRELLNKIRNITEKNGGSHYTTEKFQEAEKIIEEEKQKILKENEEQRHRELGELKKEIEKKYDEVLKAMMDDPVEEKQLRRAAERESEEKCRKLQKKHDDEARRKAERNAAIAITVGLLAWLIPTAVVVASLCCIS